A stretch of DNA from Paracoccus methylovorus:
TCCCCAAGCGCGAGGCCGAGGAAACGGCCATGCATTTCCTGACCAAGGTCAAGATCCCCGAGCAGGCGCTGAAATATCCCGGCCAGCTTTCCGGTGGGCAGCAGCAGCGCGTGGCCATTGCGCGGGCGCTGTGCATGCGGCCGCGGATCATGCTGTTCGATGAGCCAACCTCGGCGCTGGACCCCGAGATGATCAAGGAAGTGCTGGACACCATGATCGAGCTGGCCGAGGACGGCATGACCATGCTGTGCGTCACCCATGAGATGGGCTTCGCACAGGCTGTGGCGCATCGGGTGATCTTTATGGATCAGGGCCAGATCGTCGAGCAGAACACGCCCAAGGAGTTCTTCAACAACCCCCGGTCCGAGCGCACCAAGCTGTTCCTGTCCCAGATCCTGGGGCATTGAGCGGGCAGCAAGGGGGCGGACCGGCTCGCGCCGCTCAGGGTCGTACGAACGCGGCGATGGCTTTTTCGCCGGGCGTGCAGGCGGCTCTGAGTTCGTCAAGCTCGGCGGTGGACAAGGATGCGAGGCGTGATTGGCGGTGCTGCGGCAGCCGCGCGACGCGCGACAGCCACTCGTCCGGGGCGTTGCCGGTCAGGTGGAGTCCCAGTT
This window harbors:
- a CDS encoding amino acid ABC transporter ATP-binding protein — encoded protein: MTTKTNAIPAVSDEAAIEIVKLNKWFGTFHVLRDIDLVVSRGERIVIAGPSGSGKSTLIRCINRLEEHQAGKIIVDGTELTHDLKNIDKVRSEVGMVFQHFNLFPHLTSLENCTLAPIWVRKIPKREAEETAMHFLTKVKIPEQALKYPGQLSGGQQQRVAIARALCMRPRIMLFDEPTSALDPEMIKEVLDTMIELAEDGMTMLCVTHEMGFAQAVAHRVIFMDQGQIVEQNTPKEFFNNPRSERTKLFLSQILGH